GCCCTCGTCGAGGACCTCGTGCGCGCCGGCCTGGCGTACGAACGCCACGGCAACGTGTACTTCGACGTCTCCGCCTGGAGCGACTACGGCGTGCTCTCCGGACGCGATCCCGACGCCCTGCTGGAGGGCACGCGGGTGGAGACGCGCGGCGACAAGGACGACCCCCGCGACTTCGCGCTCTGGAAGCGGGCGGAGGGCGGGCACCTCATGCGGTGGTCGTCCCCGTGGGGCGAAGGGTTCCCCGGATGGCACCTCGAGTGCTCGGTCATGAGCACGAAGTACCTCGGGGACGAATTCGACGTGCACGGCGGGGGGCTGGACCTGATCTTCCCGCACCACGAGTGCGAGATCGCGCAGGCGCGGGGGGCGGGGAAGCCGTTCGCGCGGACGTGGATGCACTGGAACATGCTGACGCTCGGGGGCGAGAAGATGTCGAAATCGAAGGGGCACGTCGTCGAGCTGGCGCCCCTGTTCGAGCGACACGCGCCGGACGTCGTCCGCTTCCACCTGCTGCGCAGCCACTACCGCAGCGTCTCCGACTTCGGGGAGGAGGCCCTCGCGGCGTCGGAGGGGGGCCTCCGGCGCCTGCGGGACGCCGCCCGCGTTGCGCGGGAGGTGGCGGGCGAGGCGTCCCCCGACGGCGGCTACGCCGCCGACGCACGCGCGGCGTTCGACGCCGCGATGAACGACGACCTCGCCACGCCCCAGGCGCTGGCGGCGTTGTTCGACCTGGCGCGGGACGTCAATCGCGACGCGTCGCACCTGACGCCGGAGCAGGCCGCCGACGCCGCCGAGACGTTCGCGTCCCGGCTCGGCGCCGTCCTGGGGGTCGCCCCGTTCGACGACGCCGCGACCGAGGGGGCGGCGGCCCGCGCGCGCTTCGACGGCCTCGTCGCGATGGTGCTGGAGGCGCGGCAGGCGGCCCGCGAACGCCGCGACTTCGCGGCGGCGGATGCGCTTCGCGACCGCCTCGAGGCGCTCGGGCTCGAGATCGAGGACACCCCCGAAGGCCCCCGCGTCCGGGTGCACGACGCCCCCACCTGAGGTCCCACCGGGGGTCCCACCTCGGCACGTGCCGAGCCCGTGACGGTCTCCTCCCTGGAGGGTCTCGGGTTCGTTCCCGGTCCCCCGTCCACGCTGGCGGGACGGCGCGTACCCTTCGGACGTGGGGCACCCTCCTTTCGTCGGTCCGCCGGACGGCGTCTCAACTCAGTCCCCCGAGACGGACGCCGCCCCCGGACCACCCCCGCCCCACGTCGCGCCGAGCGCGCTCGCGCCCGAGGTCCGCGCGTTCCTTCGCCTCTTCGCGAACGACGCCGGACCCGGACCGCGAGCGCTCGCGCGACTCCTCGACCGCTACGCCACCCCAACCGCCGCGCACGACGCCGTCGTGCGGGGCGACGTCCCGCACGACCTGGCCGACGTCGCCGCCGCCGTCCGGCCGGCCCTCACGCCCGCCACGTACGCCGACGCCGCCCGCGCGTTCGCCCGGCAGGCGGCGGCCGGCGACGTCCTCGTCGCCCTCGGGGAGGCCACCTACCCCCCGTCGCTCGCCGCGATCCACGACCCACCCCCGCTCCTCTGGCGCCGAGGGCACCTCCCCGATGCCCTCCTCGCCCCCGCCGGCCTGGCGCCCGCCGTCGCGATCATCGGGACGCGGCGCGCCAGCCGCGACGGTCTCGCCTTCGCGCGGGCCCTGGCGTACGACGTCGCGTCCACCGGGACGACCGTCGTGTCGGGGCTGGCGCTCGGCATCGACGGCGCCGCCCACGAGGGCGCCCTCGCCGCGGCGCCGGACGGCACGGTCGCGGTCCTCCCGACGCACCTCGGCGCCATCCACCCCCCGCAGCACGCGACCCTGGCGCGGCGCATCGCCCGCGGCGGGGCGCTGCTGAGCGACGTCCCGCGCCCGCGCCGGACCCGCAAACACGCGTTCGTGCGGCGCAACCGGATCGTCTCCGGCCTCACCCGCGCCGTCGTGGTGGTCGAGGCGCCCTTCCGCTCCGGAACGCGCCACACCGTCGACTTCGCCATGGAGCAGGGGCGCGACGTGTTCGTCGTGCCGCACGCCGCGACGTGCGAAGCGGGCCGCGCCGCCGCCGCCTGGTTGCGGGACGGCGCACGGCCGCTCGTCGACGCAGCCGACCTGTTCGACGGGTCCTGAGTTTGCCCCAGGGGGTCCGCGCCCCCGGGGGCGTGCGGTACCCTTCCCACGTGGAACGACGCGACCCCATCGCGACCGGAACCTACTTCGCGCTCGACGCGCGCGGCGCGGACCGCGAGCAGTTGCGCGACCCCGCCGTCCTGGACGCCTGGCTGGCCGACGTCGCCGCCCGCCTCGAGGGCCGCGACGCCGCGACGCCGGTCCACCACCGGTACGACGACGGCAGCAGCCACGCGGTGATCCTCGACGAGGCGTTCGCGATGCTGCACGCCTTCCCCGACGAGGGGCACCTGGCGTTCCTGGCGTTCCACCACCACGCCATCAGCGACGCCGACCTCCAGCGGGTCGTCGCGGAGGCGTTCGCCGCGACCCGCGTCGAGAGTTCGCTGCGGAGCCGCGCGACCGCCATGCCGAGCGACGGCGCGGCGCTCGCCCGACGCCTGGCGGGCGAACGCGCGTGGGCCCGCGCTCGATTGGTGCCCTCCCCCGTCCCCGAAACCGACTGACGGCGTGCCGCCGCGCGGTGCGGTGCGGTGGTAGCCTTCCCGGCGTTCGGGACCACCGACCGAAACGGAGGCGACCGTGGCCGACATCGTTCTCGCCCTCGATCAGGGCACCACGAGCTCCCGCGCGATTCTCTTCGACGCGGGCGGCGGCATCGTGTCCGTCGCACAGAAGGAGTTCGAGCAGTTCTATCCGAAGCCCGGCTGGGTGGAGCACGACGCCCGCGAGATCTGGAGCACGCAGTCCGGCGTCGCGACCGAGGCGATGGCGCGGGCCGGCGTCCGCGCGAGCGACGTCGCTGCGATCGGCATCACGAACCAACGCGAAACGACGGTGCTGTGGGACCGCGCGACGCTGGAGCCGGTGCACCACGCCATCGTGTGGCAGGACCGCCGCACCGCCGGGATGATCGACGCGCTCGTCGCCGACGGCGCCGGCGAACGCATCACCGCCCGCACGGGGCTCGTGCCCGACGCGTACTTCAGCGCCAGCAAACTCGCGTGGTTGCTGCGCTCCGACCCGGAGATCGCACGGCGCGCCCGCGCCGGCGACCTGGCGTTCGGCACCATCGACAGCTGGTTGGTCGCCCGCCTGACCCGCGGCGACGTGCACGTCACCGACGTCAGCAACGCCAGCCGGACGATGCTGTTCGACATCCACGCCCTCGACTGGAGCGACGACCTGCTGGACCTGTTCGACATCCCCCGCGCCGTCATGCCGACGGTCGTGGCCAGCAGCGGCGTCGTCGGCACCGTCCCCGCCGACCTGTTCGGGGCGGAGGTCCCGATCGCCGGCATCGCCGGGGACCAGCAGGCCGCGACGTTCGGCCAAACCGCCTTCGAGCCGGGCATGGCGAAGAGCACGTACGGGACGGGCGGCTTCATGGTGATGAACACGGGCGACACCCCGATCGCCTCCACCAACCGCCTCCTCACCACCGTCGCGTGGGACCAGGACGGCGTCGACTACGCCCTCGAAGGCAGCATCTTCATCGCCGGCGCCGTCGTGCAGTGGCTGCGCGACGGCCTCGGGATCATTCGTGACGCCGGCGACGTCGAGGCGCTCGCGCGCCGCGCGCCGGACAACGGCGGGGTGTACCTCGTGCCCGCCTTCGCCGGCCTCGGCGCGCCCCACTGGGACCCCTACGCGCGGGGCGGCATCTTCGGCCTCACCCGCGGGAGCGGCGCGGCGGAGATCGCGCGGGCCGCGCTCGAGGGGGTCGCCTTCCAGGTGCACGACGTCCTTCGCGCCATGGAGGACGACGCCGGCACGGCGCTCTCGGAGCTCCGCGTCGACGGCGGCGCCTCGAACAACGACCTGTTGATGCAGATCCAGGCGGACCTCCTGGGCGTGCCGGTCGTCCGCCCCACCATCACCGAAACGACCGCGTTGGGCGCGGCCTACCTGGCCGGCCTGGCGGTCGGCGTGTACGCCTCGCGCGAGGCGCTGACCGCGCGCTGGGCGGAGGACGCGCGCTTCGAGCCCACCCTCGACGACGCCGAACGCGAGGCGCTGCTGCACGGTTGGAACCGGGCCGTGGACCGCGCCCGCGCCTGGGCGGAAGGAGACGCATGACGCACCCGGACCGCGCCGCCAGCTGGACCGACCTCACCTCCCACGACTACGACCTGCTCGTGATCGGGGGCGGCGCGACCGGCGCCGGCACGGCGCTCGACGCCGCCGCGCGCGGCCTGCGCGTCGCGCTGATCGAGCGCGACGACGTCTCGGCCGGCACCAGCAGCCGCAGCACGAAACTCATTCACGGCGGGGTGCGGTACCTGGAGAAGGCCGTCAAGGAGTTCGATCGGACCCAGTTCAACCTCGTGCGCGACGCCCTGCACGAACGCGCGACGTTGATCCGCATCGCCCCGCACCTGGCGAAGCCGATCCCGCTCGTGACGCCCCTCTACAACTGGTTGCAGGTGCCGTACTTCATGGCGGGCCTGAAGATGTACGACGGGCTGGCCGGCCGCCAGAACCTGGCCCCCAGCCGCTTCATCGACGCCCGCGAAGCGAAACGGCGCTTCCCGATGCTCGAGGCCGAGGGCCTGCGCGGCGGGGTGCTGTACTACGACGGGCAGTTCGACGACGCCCGCATGAACGTCGCGATCGCCCTCACCGCGCGGGAGCAGGGCGCGACGGTCCTGAACCACGTCGCCGCCACCGGCTTCGAGAAGGAGGACGGGGCGATCCGGGCGGTGCACGTCCGGGATGCGCTCGACGGACGCGAGGGCGTCGTCCGCACGAAGGCGGTGGTGAACGCCACGGGGCCGTTCAGCGACGCGGTGCGGCGCATGGACGACCCGAACGTCGAACCGATGCTGAGCGTCAGCAGCGGCGTCCACGTCGTCCTCGACGAGCGGTTCAGCCCCCCCGAGACCGGCCTGCTGATCCCCGAAACCGAGGACGGCCGCGTGCTGTTCCTGCTGCCCTGGTTGGGGCACACCCTCGTCGGGACGACCGACAACCCCGCCGAGATCGAGGCGCACCCCAAGGCGCACGAGGACGACGTGGCGTACGTGCTGCGGCACGTCGAGAAGTACTTCGACATCCCCGTCTCCCGCGACGACGTCCAAGCGAGCTGGTCGGGCCTCCGGCCCCTCGTCGCCGACCCGTCGTCGGACAGCACCGCCCGCCTCTCGCGCGACCACGTGATCGTGACCTCCCCCGCGGGGCTCGTCACGATCACCGGCGGGAAGTGGACGACGTACCGCAAGATGGCGATCGAAGCGGTCGACGAAGCGCTCGCCGTCGCCGGCCTCGACGCGCCGGCGGTGAAGACCGACGAACTGCCGCTCGTCGGCGGGGCGGCCTACACGCCGACCGGCGCCGGAGCGCTGCAGGAGACGTACGGGTACGACGCCGACGTCGCCGGTCACCTGCACGCCGCGTACGGCGACCGCGCCGACGCGGTGGCCTCCCTGGCCCGCGACCGGGGGCTCGAGGGGCGCCTCGTGCCCGACCACCCCATCCTCGAAGCGGAGGTCGCGTGGGCCGCGGAGCACGAGTTCGCCGCCACCAGCGTCGACGTCCTCGCGCGCCGTACCCGCCTGGCGTTCCTCGACACCGACGCCGCCATGGCGGCCCTGCCCCGCGTCGGGGACCTGCTGCAGGCCAGCCTCGGGTGGGACGACGCCCGCCGCGACGAGGACCGCGCCGACGCGGTGGCGTATATCGTGTAGCCGGCGTTCGGAGGCGGCCGGTACGCCGGGATGGCGGAATCGGTAGACGCTGCGGACTTAAAATCCGCTGCCCGTACGGGCGTGCGGGTTCGAGCCCCGCTCCCGGCACCAGGCAGGCCCCATCGCACGCGTCGACCCCGCCGTTCGGCGGGGTCGACGCGGGGGTGCGTGGTAGCGATGCGGGGACTTGAACCCCGGACCTCACGATTATGAGTCGTGCGCTCTAACCAGCTGAGCTACATCGCCCCGCGAAGGTCCAGCATACCCGCCGCGCCACGCCGCCGGCAAGGCGGCGCACGGCCTTCGGGGTCGCGACGCACGGCGGCCGAGCGCCGGCGCGGACGCCGGTGCTACCCTTCGCGCATGTCCACCGTCCCGCTCGACGCCGTTCACGAAGCCGCCGGCGCGCGCATGACGACGTTCGCCGGCACCCGCATGCCGCTGCAGTACGCCGGCATCCAGGAGGAACACCTCGCCGTCCGCGAGCACGCCGGCCTGTTCGACGTCAGCCACATGGCGGAGCTCCGGGTGGGGGGTGCGGACGCGCTCGCCTTCCTGCGGTACGCCCTCCTCAACGACGCCGCGAAACTCAAGGTCGGACGCGCGCACTACACCATGGTGCCCAACGACCGAGGGGGTCTCGTCGACGACGCGTACCTCTACCGCCTCGACGACGCCGACTGGTTGCTGGTCGCCAACGCCGCCAACCGCGCCGCGGTCGCGGACCGCCTCCAGGACGTCGCGACCGGCTTCGGGGACGCGCACGTCCGCGACGTGTCCGACGCGTGGGCGCTGCTCGCGCTGCAGGGCCCCGCCGCCGCGTCGCTGCTCGACCGGCACGTCGCCGCCGACCTCGCCGCCACGCGGAAGAACGCCACGTTCGCCACGACGTTCGACGGGGTCGCCGTCCGCCTGGCGCGCACGGGCTACACCGGCGAGGACGGCTTCGAGATCTTCGTCCCGCCCTCCGACGTCGCGCCCGTCTGGCACGCCCTCGTCGGCGACGGCGTCGCGCCGTGCGGATTGGGAGCGCGCGACACCCTCCGCCTCGAGGCCGGCTTCCCGCTGTACGGGCACGA
This genomic window from Trueperaceae bacterium contains:
- the cysS gene encoding cysteine--tRNA ligase is translated as MSLTLYDSMTRAKRPFDPVTPGHAGLYFCGPTVYSEPHLGHARGPVVFDVLRNWLEHLGYAVRLVSNVTDVGHLVDDGDDGEDKLAARAALERLEPMEVAEKYFWAYFDAMAKLGVRRPSVVPRATGHIPEQIALVEDLVRAGLAYERHGNVYFDVSAWSDYGVLSGRDPDALLEGTRVETRGDKDDPRDFALWKRAEGGHLMRWSSPWGEGFPGWHLECSVMSTKYLGDEFDVHGGGLDLIFPHHECEIAQARGAGKPFARTWMHWNMLTLGGEKMSKSKGHVVELAPLFERHAPDVVRFHLLRSHYRSVSDFGEEALAASEGGLRRLRDAARVAREVAGEASPDGGYAADARAAFDAAMNDDLATPQALAALFDLARDVNRDASHLTPEQAADAAETFASRLGAVLGVAPFDDAATEGAAARARFDGLVAMVLEARQAARERRDFAAADALRDRLEALGLEIEDTPEGPRVRVHDAPT
- a CDS encoding DNA-processing protein DprA; its protein translation is MGHPPFVGPPDGVSTQSPETDAAPGPPPPHVAPSALAPEVRAFLRLFANDAGPGPRALARLLDRYATPTAAHDAVVRGDVPHDLADVAAAVRPALTPATYADAARAFARQAAAGDVLVALGEATYPPSLAAIHDPPPLLWRRGHLPDALLAPAGLAPAVAIIGTRRASRDGLAFARALAYDVASTGTTVVSGLALGIDGAAHEGALAAAPDGTVAVLPTHLGAIHPPQHATLARRIARGGALLSDVPRPRRTRKHAFVRRNRIVSGLTRAVVVVEAPFRSGTRHTVDFAMEQGRDVFVVPHAATCEAGRAAAAWLRDGARPLVDAADLFDGS
- a CDS encoding S-adenosylmethionine decarboxylase, which produces MERRDPIATGTYFALDARGADREQLRDPAVLDAWLADVAARLEGRDAATPVHHRYDDGSSHAVILDEAFAMLHAFPDEGHLAFLAFHHHAISDADLQRVVAEAFAATRVESSLRSRATAMPSDGAALARRLAGERAWARARLVPSPVPETD
- the glpK gene encoding glycerol kinase GlpK, which gives rise to MADIVLALDQGTTSSRAILFDAGGGIVSVAQKEFEQFYPKPGWVEHDAREIWSTQSGVATEAMARAGVRASDVAAIGITNQRETTVLWDRATLEPVHHAIVWQDRRTAGMIDALVADGAGERITARTGLVPDAYFSASKLAWLLRSDPEIARRARAGDLAFGTIDSWLVARLTRGDVHVTDVSNASRTMLFDIHALDWSDDLLDLFDIPRAVMPTVVASSGVVGTVPADLFGAEVPIAGIAGDQQAATFGQTAFEPGMAKSTYGTGGFMVMNTGDTPIASTNRLLTTVAWDQDGVDYALEGSIFIAGAVVQWLRDGLGIIRDAGDVEALARRAPDNGGVYLVPAFAGLGAPHWDPYARGGIFGLTRGSGAAEIARAALEGVAFQVHDVLRAMEDDAGTALSELRVDGGASNNDLLMQIQADLLGVPVVRPTITETTALGAAYLAGLAVGVYASREALTARWAEDARFEPTLDDAEREALLHGWNRAVDRARAWAEGDA
- a CDS encoding FAD-dependent oxidoreductase, which translates into the protein MTHPDRAASWTDLTSHDYDLLVIGGGATGAGTALDAAARGLRVALIERDDVSAGTSSRSTKLIHGGVRYLEKAVKEFDRTQFNLVRDALHERATLIRIAPHLAKPIPLVTPLYNWLQVPYFMAGLKMYDGLAGRQNLAPSRFIDAREAKRRFPMLEAEGLRGGVLYYDGQFDDARMNVAIALTAREQGATVLNHVAATGFEKEDGAIRAVHVRDALDGREGVVRTKAVVNATGPFSDAVRRMDDPNVEPMLSVSSGVHVVLDERFSPPETGLLIPETEDGRVLFLLPWLGHTLVGTTDNPAEIEAHPKAHEDDVAYVLRHVEKYFDIPVSRDDVQASWSGLRPLVADPSSDSTARLSRDHVIVTSPAGLVTITGGKWTTYRKMAIEAVDEALAVAGLDAPAVKTDELPLVGGAAYTPTGAGALQETYGYDADVAGHLHAAYGDRADAVASLARDRGLEGRLVPDHPILEAEVAWAAEHEFAATSVDVLARRTRLAFLDTDAAMAALPRVGDLLQASLGWDDARRDEDRADAVAYIV
- the gcvT gene encoding glycine cleavage system aminomethyltransferase GcvT: MSTVPLDAVHEAAGARMTTFAGTRMPLQYAGIQEEHLAVREHAGLFDVSHMAELRVGGADALAFLRYALLNDAAKLKVGRAHYTMVPNDRGGLVDDAYLYRLDDADWLLVANAANRAAVADRLQDVATGFGDAHVRDVSDAWALLALQGPAAASLLDRHVAADLAATRKNATFATTFDGVAVRLARTGYTGEDGFEIFVPPSDVAPVWHALVGDGVAPCGLGARDTLRLEAGFPLYGHELDGAHDPRCTPFAWVVKDKPFAGDAGWPTEPACPRRLVGVRLAERGIAREGYAVRRPDGPEVGTVTSGTLSPLTRDAIAFAWVDGTLAAPGTALEVDVRGRAVGATVVDLPFFTPDR